Proteins from one Cryptomeria japonica chromosome 4, Sugi_1.0, whole genome shotgun sequence genomic window:
- the LOC131060411 gene encoding methyltransferase FGSG_00040: protein MVDKFKEFQASQEFDKEALIEAHEKTYKGMRQIESMRGCNITGFTMRKPSEHWRPSVPLKGLLPIRARELQIDKDHQGRVLFGTLCTDAHRMLGIMTILEDQYGDAVRLAIYNISPSTMETESPRKLYPKGSKVAVKQPYFKQGAQDGALMLRVDNPNDVEILACLPGKAENSLAKDLLELRSEGNKYFKDEDWNKAIDNYSRCIDLALSRDKIEPQVPSASNIQEKVKEALVYSYSNRAEAKLKLKEYADAVQDCDKALALDQYHLKSLFRKGRTFHYLREYKLACQCFDRALEQAPTANDIQLHYEKSMELSCQNKQGKFDLSGYFINGCNAPELSNYIGPVLIKKSVGRGRGLFATDNVDIGDFLLVDNAIASSSTEIRRLKGSPKRVIPCIIEVQTKLGQLKQELEAKIISCAASSPRILQQLEYLADSDELKVPPINLFRINNASWNTCDVPNKGWELDQHQLAKIMRNVGCQIQTIESSSDMLRQNEKYGLWVLPSFINHSCFPNANCVVVGEAMFIIATRKIAAGEEIAISYFDSLKPLSKRESVCRIMGFKCDCKRCLLERPLASPLQEIAELVNHINSITLTDFDLWKIAKRVERTIDFLTTEEKQMIRASFFQLYYNIFGLQRIDPYARTTLPSLREVFDGFQEVVPGNCILFEFYARFPVYAKNEDETDRPLFQKAVEICTTYMGKHEEGLLKAVLKSVATDVFKPGLTVFGILEVNS, encoded by the coding sequence ATGGTTGACAAATTCAAGGAGTTTCAGGCTTCACAAGAGTTTGACAAAGAAGCCCTGATAGAAGCACATGAGAAAACTTATAAGGGGATGCGGCAGATAGAATCAATGCGAGGGTGTAACATAACGGGGTTTACGATGAGGAAACCGTCGGAGCATTGGCGGCCTTCAGTCCCACTGAAAGGGCTGCTGCCCATTCGAGCTAGGGAGCTTCAAATTGATAAGGACCATCAAGGTCGTGTTCTCTTCGGAACGCTGTGTACTGATGCGCATAGGATGCTGGGCATTATGACTATCCTGGAAGACCAGTATGGAGATGCTGTTCGACTTGCAATATACAATATTTCCCCTTCCACAATGGAAACGGAAAGTCCCCGCAAGCTTTATCCCAAAGGCTCCAAGGTTGCAGTCAAACAGCCTTACTTCAAGCAAGGCGCCCAAGATGGTGCGCTCATGCTGCGCGTTGACAATCCTAATGATGTTGAGATTTTGGCTTGCTTACCAGGAAAGGCAGAAAATTCTTTGGCCAAGGACTTGCTTGAATTGCGCAGTGAAGGCAACAAATACTTCAAGGATGAGGATTGGAACAAGGCAATTGACAATTATTCCAGATGCATAGACTTGGCTCTCTCGCGGGACAAAATTGAGCCCCAAGTCCCCTCTGCTTCCAACATCCAGGAGAAAGTGAAGGAGGCTCTTGTGTATTCTTATTCTAATAGGGCAGAGGCAAAGTTGAAGTTGAAGGAGTATGCGGATGCTGTGCAAGACTGTGACAAGGCATTAGCCCTTGATCAGTACCACCTTAAATCCTTGTTTCGCAAAGGCCGTACTTTTCACTATCTCAGAGAATATAAGTTAGCTTGCCAATGCTTTGATAGAGCTCTGGAGCAGGCCCCAACTGCAAATGACATCCAGTTGCACTATGAAAAATCTATGGAACTCAGCTGTCAAAACAAACAAGGTAAGTTTGATCTCTCCGGCTATTTCATAAACGGTTGTAATGCACCTGAGTTGAGCAATTATATTGGTCCAGTCCTGATTAAAAAATCAGTAGGGCGCGGCAGAGGATTGTTTGCTACTGACAATGTAGATATTGGAGATTTTCTGCTTGTGGACAATGCCATTGCATCTAGCAGTACCGAGATAAGAAGATTGAAAGGAAGCCCTAAAAGAGTCATACCATGTATAATAGAAGTGCAGACAAAACTTGGTCAACTTAAACAGGAATTAGAGGCTAAAATCATTTCCTGTGCAGCGTCATCTCCGAGGATATTGCAGCAGCTAGAGTACCTTGCTGATTCAGATGAATTGAAGGTGCCACCCATAAATCTGTTCAGGATAAATAATGCCAGCTGGAATACCTGTGATGTTCCCAATAAAGGTTGGGAGCTAGACCAGCATCAACTTGCAAAGATAATGCGAAATGTGGGGTGTCAAATACAAACTATTGAATCAAGTAGTGACATGTTAAGACAAAATGAGAAATATGGTTTGTGGgtacttccctctttcattaatCATTCCTGTTTTCCCAACGCCAATTGCGTTGTTGTGGGAGAAGCCATGTTTATTATAGCTACAAGAAAAATTGCAGCTGGAGAAGAAATAGCAATCTCTTACTTTGACAGTCTTAAGCCATTGTCCAAACGAGAATCAGTATGTAGGATAATGGGATTTAAGTGTGATTGTAAGCGGTGCTTGTTAGAAAGGCCCTTAGCATCGCCATTGCAGGAAATCGCTGAGCTCGTTAACCACATCAACTCCATCACGCTCACTGATTTTGATTTATGGAAAATTGCTAAGCGAGTGGAAAGGACAATAGATTTCCTGACCACTGAAGAAAAGCAGATGATAAGAGCATCTTTTTTCCAGCTCTACTACAATATTTTTGGGTTACAGCGAATTGATCCTTATGCCAGAACAACTTTGCCCTCGCTGAGAGAAGTATTCGATGGCTTCCAAGAGGTTGTTCCAGGGAATTGTATTTTGTTTGAGTTTTACGCCAGGTTTCCTGTTTATGCCAAGAACGAAGATGAAACAGACAGACCTCTTTTTCAAAAGGCAGTGGAAATATGCACAACATATATGGGAAAGCACGAAGAGGGCCTTCTAAAAGCTGTATTGAAATCCGTTGCAACAGACGTCTTCAAACCGGGACTTACTGTGTTCGGCATATTGGAGGTTAACAGTTAA